The Spirosoma foliorum genome has a window encoding:
- a CDS encoding type IV secretory system conjugative DNA transfer family protein, with amino-acid sequence MNPAQPQMVDAPKPATNGFGVTSDEINQLFNITPSPSLQNRIILFLVGLFLTPITLAGALFGYTQAYLRFMKPLAEYPLLYPLRPIVKFAMVVWAILGWFVLFGLLFVLWFVASLMGMQGYAFLVFMSFNLFFSLVVFFIFRRWQIGVNNELIEGNRFGTARFARPDELNPYRQGPGIYIGGGFVFKDKGHILTVAGTRGGKGTNLIIPNLLGLGGYTGSWVVIDPKGENAAITARYQRESGRQVVILNPWGLLEDHIGEAESYNPLDILADTSSIHLVDDAHMIAEMLVPVERDDKNRFFTDTARSVVTGLIMQIATTQEGDDRTLTTLWRWARLAGDDWDELIARMRLNNDPVNGEIIRNAGNEIVKLMEAGEETFGSILSSVLQATDFLKSPSLQKALRSGYDPATLSEGDTALYIIIPADKLQSHARWLRLMATTTLRAVVRNPNKRVTFLLDEFAALGYLPEIETALSTYAGFEITIWPILQSLIQLQGLYGENWETFTANTAIRQFFTINDNFTANYVSAAIGQTSHVITTRNWFGVQDANANQRPLVTPDEVRRGSAENIFAFLGGNPPTTFSKRAYYKIPEILNRADDNPYY; translated from the coding sequence ATGAATCCCGCCCAACCCCAAATGGTAGACGCACCAAAACCAGCCACAAACGGGTTTGGTGTGACCTCAGATGAAATCAATCAGCTTTTCAATATCACCCCAAGCCCTTCGCTACAGAATAGAATTATTCTGTTTCTGGTCGGTCTCTTCCTAACCCCTATCACGTTGGCAGGAGCCTTATTCGGCTATACGCAAGCCTACCTGCGCTTTATGAAGCCGTTGGCGGAATACCCCCTGCTCTATCCCCTGCGGCCCATCGTTAAGTTTGCGATGGTTGTCTGGGCGATACTGGGTTGGTTCGTCTTGTTTGGGCTTTTGTTCGTTCTCTGGTTCGTCGCATCACTGATGGGGATGCAGGGCTATGCGTTTCTTGTTTTCATGAGCTTCAATCTGTTTTTTTCACTCGTCGTATTTTTTATTTTCCGGCGCTGGCAGATTGGTGTTAACAACGAGCTGATCGAAGGCAACCGGTTTGGTACGGCGCGGTTTGCCAGACCCGACGAACTGAATCCGTACCGGCAAGGCCCAGGCATTTATATCGGAGGTGGATTTGTCTTCAAAGATAAAGGGCACATTCTAACAGTTGCCGGTACACGGGGTGGCAAAGGCACGAATTTAATTATTCCGAACTTGCTCGGTCTTGGTGGCTATACCGGATCCTGGGTCGTCATTGACCCGAAAGGTGAGAATGCCGCAATCACAGCGCGGTATCAACGCGAGAGCGGACGACAGGTTGTTATTCTTAATCCGTGGGGTCTGCTGGAAGACCATATCGGCGAAGCGGAATCGTATAATCCATTAGACATACTGGCCGATACCAGCAGCATTCACTTAGTTGATGATGCGCACATGATCGCAGAAATGCTCGTCCCAGTCGAGCGCGACGATAAGAACCGCTTCTTCACCGATACAGCGCGTTCAGTCGTTACTGGTCTCATCATGCAAATTGCCACCACGCAGGAAGGCGATGATCGAACCCTTACTACGCTGTGGCGATGGGCACGATTGGCAGGTGATGATTGGGATGAATTGATCGCCCGTATGCGGCTCAATAATGATCCAGTCAACGGAGAAATCATCCGCAATGCCGGCAATGAAATCGTCAAATTGATGGAAGCTGGTGAAGAGACATTTGGTAGTATTCTCTCTTCTGTCTTACAGGCAACAGATTTTCTCAAAAGTCCATCACTGCAAAAGGCATTACGCTCTGGCTATGATCCAGCCACCTTATCGGAAGGCGATACAGCACTCTATATCATCATCCCCGCCGACAAATTACAAAGTCATGCACGGTGGCTGCGGCTCATGGCCACAACGACATTACGGGCCGTTGTCAGAAACCCGAATAAGCGTGTAACTTTTTTACTCGATGAATTTGCAGCTTTGGGCTACTTACCTGAAATTGAGACCGCATTAAGCACCTATGCCGGATTTGAAATCACTATTTGGCCGATCTTGCAATCACTCATTCAGCTACAGGGTTTATATGGTGAGAATTGGGAAACATTCACGGCAAACACCGCTATTCGGCAGTTCTTTACCATCAACGACAATTTTACCGCAAACTATGTGAGTGCGGCTATTGGTCAAACCTCACATGTGATTACAACACGTAACTGGTTTGGTGTTCAAGATGCTAATGCCAATCAAAGGCCGCTTGTAACACCGGATGAAGTACGGCGTGGTTCGGCTGAAAATATTTTTGCTTTTCTGGGTGGTAACCCACCGACAACGTTCTCCAAAAGGGCTTATTATAAAATACCTGAAATACTGAATAGAGCAGATGATAATCCATATTATTAG
- a CDS encoding HD family phosphohydrolase, with translation MRKDELIIHIKEEVEQIYKSSDVSLPYHGWKHIIFVYTKARDFAIELNADLFFVSIAALTHDMNYLINVKSKPSEGQQMRRALFKKYKIKSTDISRIEEIIFEADTSYRHENISSDAKALSDADTLFKSLPITPILFAKQYCIEQDITIHDTAIKIIKYQIPLMEKGIYFYSDSAKKYINWAQANLSLWQNILDYYGSEGEVFSL, from the coding sequence ATGCGAAAAGATGAACTTATAATTCACATCAAAGAGGAAGTTGAACAAATATATAAATCAAGTGATGTAAGCCTCCCTTATCATGGATGGAAGCACATAATTTTTGTTTACACCAAAGCGAGAGATTTTGCTATAGAATTAAATGCAGATTTATTTTTCGTCTCAATTGCTGCGTTAACGCATGATATGAATTATTTGATTAACGTAAAATCAAAGCCTAGCGAAGGGCAACAAATGAGAAGAGCGTTATTCAAGAAATATAAAATAAAATCTACTGACATCAGTAGGATAGAGGAAATAATTTTTGAAGCAGATACAAGCTATCGTCACGAAAATATATCAAGCGATGCAAAAGCGCTTAGCGATGCCGATACTCTATTTAAATCTCTACCTATTACTCCTATTCTATTTGCCAAGCAATACTGTATAGAGCAAGATATAACTATTCATGATACTGCAATAAAAATCATTAAATATCAAATTCCACTAATGGAAAAGGGAATATATTTTTATAGTGATTCAGCAAAAAAATACATTAATTGGGCGCAAGCAAATTTATCACTTTGGCAGAATATACTTGATTATTACGGCAGCGAAGGGGAAGTATTTTCTCTATAA
- a CDS encoding transposase, whose amino-acid sequence MELETIGFESDHVHMVMVMPPKYAIADVIGQLKSQSSSRLRKKFTWLSKVY is encoded by the coding sequence GTGGAGTTGGAGACGATCGGGTTTGAGTCCGATCACGTCCATATGGTGATGGTGATGCCGCCTAAATATGCGATAGCAGACGTGATCGGACAGTTAAAAAGCCAATCGTCGTCGCGGTTGCGGAAAAAATTTACGTGGCTGTCCAAAGTGTACTAG
- a CDS encoding transposase, translating into MLVCMEVRLSGHSAYWLQYHVVWICKYRRRVLKPGIRVYLHKLLLGFCEVCQPWSWRRSGLSPITSIW; encoded by the coding sequence ATGCTGGTTTGCATGGAAGTTCGGTTATCAGGGCACAGTGCGTATTGGTTGCAATATCATGTTGTTTGGATTTGTAAATACCGGCGGCGGGTCCTGAAGCCTGGTATCCGTGTGTATCTCCATAAACTGTTGCTGGGCTTCTGCGAAGTTTGCCAGCCGTGGAGTTGGAGACGATCGGGTTTGAGTCCGATCACGTCCATATGGTGA